A window of the Tachyglossus aculeatus isolate mTacAcu1 chromosome 2, mTacAcu1.pri, whole genome shotgun sequence genome harbors these coding sequences:
- the RNF146 gene encoding E3 ubiquitin-protein ligase RNF146 isoform X2, with translation MEMMAGCGEIDRSMNTLPADRKGNESCSAAATPSLPVPECAICLQTCVHPVSLPCKHVFCYLCVKGASWLGKRCALCRQEIPEDFLDKPTLLSPEELKAAGRGHGEHAWYYEGRNGWWQYDERTSRELEDAFSKGKKSTEMLIAGFLYVADLENMVQYRRNEHGRRRKIKRDIMDIPKKGVAGLRLDCESNSVSLARESSADGADSTPAQGGAPPPPLAASPAPFRPPPALAGPPTSPATPSPDAGTGLEDSLAHLQLSGDGLAGRGQRGEGEEDHEAPLPARPPAAAAEETESDGDGGAAAPAQHRSSGRQRLLIPTGNQAAERPTSGGGSRRPDGQCTVTEV, from the coding sequence GATGGCCGGCTGCGGGGAAATCGATCGTTCGATGAACACGCTTCCCGCGGACAGGAAGGGGAACGAGTCCTGTTCCGCCgccgccaccccctccctcccggtcCCCGAATGTGCCATCTGCCTGCAGACGTGCGTCCACCCGGTCAGCCTGCCCTGTAAGCACGTGTTCTGCTATCTGTGCGTGAAGGGCGCCTCGTGGCTGGGGAAGCGGTGCGCGCTGTGTCGCCAGGAGATCCCGGAGGACTTCCTGGACAAGCCCACCTTGCTGTCCCCCGAAGAGCTCAAGGCGGCCGGCCGAGGCCACGGCGAACACGCCTGGTATTACGAAGGGAGGAACGGCTGGTGGCAGTACGACGAGCGCACCAGCAGGGAGCTGGAAGACGCCTTCTCCAAGGGGAAGAAGAGCACGGAGATGTTGATCGCCGGCTTCCTGTACGTGGCCGACCTGGAGAACATGGTGCAGTACCGCAGGAACGAGCACGGCCGCCGCCGGAAGATCAAGCGGGACATAATGGACATACCAAAGAAAGGGGTGGCGGGGCTGCGGCTGGACTGCGAGTCGAACAGCGTCAGCCTGGCCCGGGAGAGCTCCGCCGACGGAGCGGACAGTACCCCGGCCCAAGGCGGGGCGCCTCCGCCGCCCCTTGCTGCCTCCCCCGCTCCCTTCCGACCTCCGCCGGCCCTCGCCGGCCCGCCCACCAGCCCCGCCACCCCCTCGCCCGACGCGGGCACCGGCCTGGAGGACTCCCTCGCCCACTTGCAGCTCAGCGGGGACGGCCTGGCCGGGCGGGGTCAACGGGGGGAGGGCGAGGAAGACCACGAGGCGCCGCTTCCCGCCAGGCCCCCGGCCGCGGCCGCCGAAGAAACCGAGTCGGACGGCGACGGCGGGGCGGCCGCCCCGGCGCAGCACCGCTCCTCCGGCCGGCAGAGACTTCTCATTCCCACTGGGAACCAGGCGGCGGAACGACCCACCTCCGGGGGCGGATCCAGGAGGCCCGACGGACAGTGCACGGTGACGGAAGTGTGA
- the RNF146 gene encoding E3 ubiquitin-protein ligase RNF146 isoform X1, whose translation MEIRRTGYRNLSGFLKLVSARSRACSPFPRMAGCGEIDRSMNTLPADRKGNESCSAAATPSLPVPECAICLQTCVHPVSLPCKHVFCYLCVKGASWLGKRCALCRQEIPEDFLDKPTLLSPEELKAAGRGHGEHAWYYEGRNGWWQYDERTSRELEDAFSKGKKSTEMLIAGFLYVADLENMVQYRRNEHGRRRKIKRDIMDIPKKGVAGLRLDCESNSVSLARESSADGADSTPAQGGAPPPPLAASPAPFRPPPALAGPPTSPATPSPDAGTGLEDSLAHLQLSGDGLAGRGQRGEGEEDHEAPLPARPPAAAAEETESDGDGGAAAPAQHRSSGRQRLLIPTGNQAAERPTSGGGSRRPDGQCTVTEV comes from the coding sequence CCGGCGAACCGGGTACCGAAACTTATCTGGTTTCCTTAAATTGGTTTCCGCGCGGTCAAGAGCGTGTTCTCCTTTCCCCAGGATGGCCGGCTGCGGGGAAATCGATCGTTCGATGAACACGCTTCCCGCGGACAGGAAGGGGAACGAGTCCTGTTCCGCCgccgccaccccctccctcccggtcCCCGAATGTGCCATCTGCCTGCAGACGTGCGTCCACCCGGTCAGCCTGCCCTGTAAGCACGTGTTCTGCTATCTGTGCGTGAAGGGCGCCTCGTGGCTGGGGAAGCGGTGCGCGCTGTGTCGCCAGGAGATCCCGGAGGACTTCCTGGACAAGCCCACCTTGCTGTCCCCCGAAGAGCTCAAGGCGGCCGGCCGAGGCCACGGCGAACACGCCTGGTATTACGAAGGGAGGAACGGCTGGTGGCAGTACGACGAGCGCACCAGCAGGGAGCTGGAAGACGCCTTCTCCAAGGGGAAGAAGAGCACGGAGATGTTGATCGCCGGCTTCCTGTACGTGGCCGACCTGGAGAACATGGTGCAGTACCGCAGGAACGAGCACGGCCGCCGCCGGAAGATCAAGCGGGACATAATGGACATACCAAAGAAAGGGGTGGCGGGGCTGCGGCTGGACTGCGAGTCGAACAGCGTCAGCCTGGCCCGGGAGAGCTCCGCCGACGGAGCGGACAGTACCCCGGCCCAAGGCGGGGCGCCTCCGCCGCCCCTTGCTGCCTCCCCCGCTCCCTTCCGACCTCCGCCGGCCCTCGCCGGCCCGCCCACCAGCCCCGCCACCCCCTCGCCCGACGCGGGCACCGGCCTGGAGGACTCCCTCGCCCACTTGCAGCTCAGCGGGGACGGCCTGGCCGGGCGGGGTCAACGGGGGGAGGGCGAGGAAGACCACGAGGCGCCGCTTCCCGCCAGGCCCCCGGCCGCGGCCGCCGAAGAAACCGAGTCGGACGGCGACGGCGGGGCGGCCGCCCCGGCGCAGCACCGCTCCTCCGGCCGGCAGAGACTTCTCATTCCCACTGGGAACCAGGCGGCGGAACGACCCACCTCCGGGGGCGGATCCAGGAGGCCCGACGGACAGTGCACGGTGACGGAAGTGTGA